The following proteins come from a genomic window of Hymenobacter canadensis:
- a CDS encoding YggS family pyridoxal phosphate-dependent enzyme → MIQENLHFFQQQLAGTNCRLVTVTKTHPVEKLQQAYDAGARLFGENKVQEMAAKQPELPADIEWHLIGHLQTNKVKYIAPFVHTIQSVDSLKLLLEMEKQAAKHNRVIRGLLQFHIAAEDTKTGLTLPEAEEILQSEDFRALHHVRLTGVMAIATNTPDEAQLRQEFQLLRGYFEQLKARYFASDDEFREISMGMSSDYRLAIEEGSTLIRVGSAIFGARSYQ, encoded by the coding sequence GTGATTCAGGAAAACCTCCACTTCTTTCAGCAGCAGCTGGCCGGCACCAACTGCCGCCTCGTCACGGTCACGAAAACTCACCCCGTAGAAAAGCTGCAGCAGGCCTACGACGCCGGCGCCCGCCTGTTCGGCGAAAACAAGGTGCAGGAAATGGCCGCCAAGCAGCCCGAGCTACCCGCCGACATCGAGTGGCACCTCATCGGGCACCTGCAGACCAATAAGGTGAAATACATTGCCCCATTCGTGCACACCATTCAGAGCGTGGATAGCCTGAAGCTGCTGCTGGAAATGGAGAAGCAGGCCGCCAAGCACAACCGCGTTATCCGGGGGCTGCTCCAGTTCCATATTGCCGCCGAAGACACCAAAACCGGCCTCACCCTGCCCGAAGCCGAGGAAATCCTGCAGTCGGAGGACTTCCGGGCGCTGCACCACGTACGCCTGACCGGCGTGATGGCCATTGCCACCAACACGCCCGATGAAGCCCAGCTGCGCCAGGAATTCCAGTTGCTGCGCGGCTACTTCGAGCAGCTCAAAGCCCGCTACTTTGCCTCCGACGACGAGTTTCGCGAGATTTCCATGGGCATGAGTTCCGACTACCGCCTGGCCATCGAAGAAGGCAGCACGCTCATTCGGGTGGGCAGCGCTATTTTTGGCGCCCGGAGCTACCAGTAG
- a CDS encoding DUF423 domain-containing protein yields the protein MTAKLILQIAALLGALGVAIGAFGAHGLRAMLEASGRFDTFETAVRYQFYHTLALLAVGVLLHARPELRLLGTAAWLWTSGVIVFSGSLYLLCFTGITKLGAVAPIGGLLLIAGWIALLLAARQA from the coding sequence ATGACTGCCAAACTCATTCTGCAAATCGCGGCCCTGCTGGGCGCACTGGGCGTTGCCATCGGCGCGTTCGGGGCGCACGGCCTGCGGGCCATGCTGGAGGCGTCCGGCCGCTTCGACACGTTTGAAACCGCCGTGCGCTACCAGTTTTACCACACGCTAGCGTTGCTGGCCGTGGGTGTGCTGCTGCACGCCCGCCCAGAGCTGCGGCTGCTGGGCACCGCCGCCTGGCTCTGGACCAGCGGCGTCATCGTGTTCAGCGGCTCGCTTTATCTGCTGTGCTTCACGGGCATCACCAAGCTGGGCGCCGTGGCCCCCATCGGGGGCCTGCTGCTGATTGCGGGCTGGATTGCGCTGCTGCTGGCCGCCCGGCAGGCCTAG
- a CDS encoding DUF1573 domain-containing protein yields MKKALVLALSLACAGFAAQAQSASVKPANAQTKVAGPQIQFEEMKYDFGSAKQGEVVKHVFKFKNVGTQPLVISNIGVSCGCTTPEWTKEPVMPGKSGTITANFNTAGKMGIQNKVLTIESNSANGNAMVSVVGEVKEATAMTSEKVESADLSDKAKMKSDDNKLKVKAKKS; encoded by the coding sequence ATGAAAAAAGCACTTGTACTGGCACTGTCGCTGGCTTGCGCTGGCTTTGCCGCCCAGGCCCAATCGGCTTCCGTGAAGCCCGCCAATGCGCAGACCAAAGTAGCTGGCCCGCAAATTCAGTTCGAAGAAATGAAGTACGACTTCGGCAGCGCCAAGCAAGGTGAGGTGGTGAAGCACGTTTTCAAATTTAAGAACGTCGGCACCCAGCCGCTGGTGATTTCCAACATCGGCGTAAGCTGCGGCTGCACCACGCCGGAGTGGACCAAGGAGCCCGTGATGCCCGGTAAGAGCGGCACCATCACCGCCAACTTCAACACGGCCGGCAAGATGGGTATCCAGAACAAGGTGCTGACCATCGAGTCGAACTCGGCCAACGGCAACGCCATGGTGTCGGTGGTAGGCGAGGTGAAGGAAGCCACCGCCATGACCAGCGAGAAAGTGGAATCGGCCGATCTGAGCGACAAGGCCAAGATGAAATCCGACGATAACAAGCTGAAAGTGAAAGCCAAGAAGTCGTAA